The DNA sequence TTGTAAAGCTGATTCACCGAAGTCTCTATACCGGTACCGACATTAAATGTATCGGTTTGAACTGGTTTGGCATGCATCGCCATCATATTGGCTTCGACGACATCGTCGACATACACGTAATCCCGGGTCTGCATTCCGTTGCCATTTAAAATCGCCTGTTCGTTTCGAAGCATTTTCTGCGTAAAAATGGCCACAACGCCCGCTTCGCCATAAGGATCTTGTCTCGGACCATAAACATTGGCATATCGAAGTGACGTATAGTCGAGTCCGCAATTTTGTTTATAGTAAAACAGGTATTTTTCTCCCGAAAGCTTGCTTATACCGTAAGGACTGACTGGAGCTGTGGACTGGTTCTCGACGGCAGGTATCTGGTTCTGCTCTCCATAAACCGCTCCCCCGGACGAGGCAAATACGACATGCCGTGTCCCATATTTGACTGCGAATTGCATGAGATGAATCAATCCCAGGATATTGACCTGGGCGTCAAATAAGGGGTCTTCCACTGATCGCCGGACATCCATCTGTGCCGCATGATGATTAATCACCTCCGGCCTCTCATTTTTGATAATTCTCTCCAGCTTTGAATGAAGTATATCGCACTTGTAAAATTTTGCAGACTGATGAATATTTCTCACTTTTCCCGTAGATAAATTATCGACCACCACGACTTCATGGCCTTCCAGAATCAGACGATCAACGATATGGGACCCGATAAATCCGGCGCCGCCCGTCACAAGCACTTTCAATTTCTCACTATCCCTT is a window from the Nitrospirota bacterium genome containing:
- a CDS encoding NAD-dependent epimerase/dehydratase family protein, which translates into the protein MKVLVTGGAGFIGSHIVDRLILEGHEVVVVDNLSTGKVRNIHQSAKFYKCDILHSKLERIIKNERPEVINHHAAQMDVRRSVEDPLFDAQVNILGLIHLMQFAVKYGTRHVVFASSGGAVYGEQNQIPAVENQSTAPVSPYGISKLSGEKYLFYYKQNCGLDYTSLRYANVYGPRQDPYGEAGVVAIFTQKMLRNEQAILNGNGMQTRDYVYVDDVVEANMMAMHAKPVQTDTFNVGTGIETSVNQLYKLLQGLTECSLKEIHGPEKRGEQMRSCLDYSKIHKSLDWEPRIAIKTGLERTVNHFKTLLKK